The following proteins come from a genomic window of Gossypium raimondii isolate GPD5lz chromosome 5, ASM2569854v1, whole genome shotgun sequence:
- the LOC105769447 gene encoding protein CLT2, chloroplastic isoform X2 yields the protein MVEKEKIELWSNKNFRSSQKHGPLFPPVAKRDISLPPAFSSFSSQPFFLTMSFPLTSSFRSLPSHFVASFLFNSNSAKLQSPILMSLPQNPSSFPRHISRSFTRAPPNSSAVFRPNLRVRASSKTPNQATDAKLIAISSAVTITFAVANRVLYKLALVPMKEYPFFLAQFTTFGYVAIYFSILFLRYRAGIVANEMLSLPKSRFAAIGMLEALGVASGMASAAMLPGPAIPILNQTFLVWQLLFSAVLLGRRYSFNQIAGCLLVAVGVIVAVTSGSETSQVLSGIKLMWPGVMIASAAFQAGASIIKEFVFIDAAKRLNALFVLLLLPLLSNLKGIPFLELPSYLKGGAACFLNLGGETSGCEGAPLLPLLYIVTNMAFNISVLNLLKVSSAIVASLTVTLSVPLSIYILSLPLPYLPNGASLSPFFLFGSLILMSGLVLYNIAQPSKAGSK from the exons AtggtagaaaaagaaaagattgaacttTGGTCTAACAAAAATTTCCGTTCAAGTCAAAAACACGGACCATTGTTTCCGCCCGTAGCCAAACGAGACATTAGTCTGCCTCCTGCGTTCTCTTCTTTCTCCAGTCAACCTTTCTTCCTTACAATGTCCTTCCCCCTCACGTCGTCGTTTCGTTCGCTTCCCTCCCATTTTGTAGCTTCCTTCCTTTTCAACTCCAATTCAGCTAAGCTCCAATCTCCCATCTTAATGTCACTCCCTCAAAACCCTTCTTCATTTCCCCGCCATATTAGCCGTAGCTTCACCAGAGCTCCACCCAACAGCTCCGCCGTCTTCCGCCCAAACCTCAGAGTTCGCGCTTCAAGCAAAACGCCGAACCAGGCGACCGACGCTAAGCTAATCGCAATTAGCTCCGCCGTGACCATAACATTCGCCGTTGCTAATCGCGTTCTTTATAAGCTCGCACTTGTTCCCATGAAGGAGTACCCATTCTTTTTAGCTCAATTCACCACCTTCgg GTACGTGGCGATTTATTTTTCGATACTGTTTTTACGTTACCGGGCGGGGATCGTGGCTAACGAAATGTTAAGTTTGCCTAAATCTCGATTCGCTGCCATTGGTATGCTAGAAGCTCTTGGAGTTGCTAGTGGAATGGCTTCTGCAG CGATGCTTCCGGGACCAGCCATTCCGATATTGAATCAG ACTTTTTTAGTGTGGCAGCTCCTATTTTCAGCCGTTCTATTGGGGAGGAGGTACTCATTTAATCAAATTGCTGGCTGCTTGCTTGTAGCAGTAGGAGTAATAGTGGCTGTTACAAG CGGTTCAGAAACTAGCCAGGTGCTATCTGGAATTAAGCTTATGTGGCCAGGAGTAATGATAGCATCAGCAGCTTTTCAAGCTGGTGCATCTATTATTAAG gaatttgtttttattgatgCTGCAAAGCGCCTCAAT GCTCTCTTTGTGCTTCTTTTGCTGCCTTTGCTGTCAAATTTGAAAGGGATACCATTCTTGGAACTTCCTTCTTATCTAAAAGGTGGTGCTGCATGCTTTCTAAATCTAGGAGGTGAAACATCAG GTTGTGAAGGAGCTCCATTACTTCCACTACTTTACATAGTTACCAATATGGCTTTCAACATATCAGTGCTCAATCTGTTGAAAGTATCCTCCGCCATTGTTGCATCGCTCACTGTAACATTGTCAG TGCCCCTTTCGATTTACATTCTCTCTCTTCCATTGCCGTATCTCCCTAATGGTGCAAGCTTAAGTCCCTTTTTCCTGTTTGGTAGCTTAATTCTCATGTCCGGTCTTGTTCTCTATAACATTGCACAACCTTCGAAGGCTGGCTCAAAATGA
- the LOC105769448 gene encoding uncharacterized protein LOC105769448 — translation MEEISNRNENERLRRESIQLATVLKEMKSGLDVVTTKIQALTAKVKANNFPTTDGISYLEAKHLLLLNYCQSLVYYLLRKAKGYSIEGHPVVRSLVEIRLFLEKIRPIDKKLQYQIQKLTRVSGSATQQQGASNEASDGREKTQDPLTYRPNPDMLISKADMIPDDGTGVYRPPKFAPAVVEEDQKMSREERNALRREKETLRKASRSGFIREMMDDLEGKPEEVREIIGTESRELTRYMEKMERRAQQEEELFTRAPVTKMDKKIEKHLKKSRNGLLGLTDSFYDEIKTLPLGGDTNEQPTVFGNGSSGMGKIKKRKRKH, via the exons ATGGAAGAGATTAGCAACAGAAACGAGAATGAAAGGTTAAGAAG GGAATCAATCCAATTAGCTACGGTGTTGAAAGAAATGAAATCAGGCTTAGATGTAGTGACTACCAAAATACAGGCTTTAACTGCTAAG GTGAAAGCAAATAATTTCCCAACTACGGATGGGATAAGTTATTTGGAAGCCAAGCATTTGTTGCTTCTAAACTATTGTCAATCACTTGTGTATTATTTACTTCGCAAGGCAAAAGGGTATTCAATTGAGGGACATCCTGTTGTTAGGAGTCTTGTTGAGATTAGATTGTTTCTTGAAAAG ATTAGGCCAATTGACAAAAAACTTCAGTACCAAATTCAAAAGCTTACAAGGGTTAGTGGGAGTGCAACGCAGCAACAAGGAGCTTCAAATGAAGCATCAGATGGACGTGAGAAGACACAGGATCCATTGACTTATCGCCCGAATCCAGATATGCTTATTAGTAAAGCAGATATGATACCAGAT GATGGTACTGGTGTCTATAGACCACCCAAATTCGCTCCTGCAGTTGTGGAAGAGGATCAAAAGATGTCGAGAGAGGAGAGGAATGCTTTAAGGAGGGAAAAAGAAACTTTGCGAAAAGCTTCAAGGAGTGGTTTTATTAGGGAAATGATGGATGATTTAGAAGGAAAACCTGAAGAG GTTAGAGAAATTATTGGAACTGAAAGTAGAGAACTCACTAGATATATGGAAAAGATGGAAAGGCGCGCGCAGCAAGAGGAAGAACTTTTCACTCGTGCTCCCGTCACAAAGATGGACAAAAAGATAGAGAAACACTTGAAGAAGTCAAGAAATGG GTTGCTTGGTCTGACAGACAGTTTCtatgatgaaattaaaacattacCGTTGGGGGGTGATACCAATGAGCAACCAACAGTCTTCGGTAATGGTAGCAGTGGAATGGGGAAGATAAAAAAGCGCAAG aggAAACATTAA
- the LOC105769447 gene encoding protein CLT2, chloroplastic isoform X1: MVEKEKIELWSNKNFRSSQKHGPLFPPVAKRDISLPPAFSSFSSQPFFLTMSFPLTSSFRSLPSHFVASFLFNSNSAKLQSPILMSLPQNPSSFPRHISRSFTRAPPNSSAVFRPNLRVRASSKTPNQATDAKLIAISSAVTITFAVANRVLYKLALVPMKEYPFFLAQFTTFGYVAIYFSILFLRYRAGIVANEMLSLPKSRFAAIGMLEALGVASGMASAAMLPGPAIPILNQTFLVWQLLFSAVLLGRRYSFNQIAGCLLVAVGVIVAVTSGSETSQVLSGIKLMWPGVMIASAAFQAGASIIKEFVFIDAAKRLNGKSLDIFVVNSFGSGFQALFVLLLLPLLSNLKGIPFLELPSYLKGGAACFLNLGGETSGCEGAPLLPLLYIVTNMAFNISVLNLLKVSSAIVASLTVTLSVPLSIYILSLPLPYLPNGASLSPFFLFGSLILMSGLVLYNIAQPSKAGSK, translated from the exons AtggtagaaaaagaaaagattgaacttTGGTCTAACAAAAATTTCCGTTCAAGTCAAAAACACGGACCATTGTTTCCGCCCGTAGCCAAACGAGACATTAGTCTGCCTCCTGCGTTCTCTTCTTTCTCCAGTCAACCTTTCTTCCTTACAATGTCCTTCCCCCTCACGTCGTCGTTTCGTTCGCTTCCCTCCCATTTTGTAGCTTCCTTCCTTTTCAACTCCAATTCAGCTAAGCTCCAATCTCCCATCTTAATGTCACTCCCTCAAAACCCTTCTTCATTTCCCCGCCATATTAGCCGTAGCTTCACCAGAGCTCCACCCAACAGCTCCGCCGTCTTCCGCCCAAACCTCAGAGTTCGCGCTTCAAGCAAAACGCCGAACCAGGCGACCGACGCTAAGCTAATCGCAATTAGCTCCGCCGTGACCATAACATTCGCCGTTGCTAATCGCGTTCTTTATAAGCTCGCACTTGTTCCCATGAAGGAGTACCCATTCTTTTTAGCTCAATTCACCACCTTCgg GTACGTGGCGATTTATTTTTCGATACTGTTTTTACGTTACCGGGCGGGGATCGTGGCTAACGAAATGTTAAGTTTGCCTAAATCTCGATTCGCTGCCATTGGTATGCTAGAAGCTCTTGGAGTTGCTAGTGGAATGGCTTCTGCAG CGATGCTTCCGGGACCAGCCATTCCGATATTGAATCAG ACTTTTTTAGTGTGGCAGCTCCTATTTTCAGCCGTTCTATTGGGGAGGAGGTACTCATTTAATCAAATTGCTGGCTGCTTGCTTGTAGCAGTAGGAGTAATAGTGGCTGTTACAAG CGGTTCAGAAACTAGCCAGGTGCTATCTGGAATTAAGCTTATGTGGCCAGGAGTAATGATAGCATCAGCAGCTTTTCAAGCTGGTGCATCTATTATTAAG gaatttgtttttattgatgCTGCAAAGCGCCTCAAT GGGAAGTCACTTGATATATTTGTTGTCAATTCTTTTGGATCTGGATTTCAG GCTCTCTTTGTGCTTCTTTTGCTGCCTTTGCTGTCAAATTTGAAAGGGATACCATTCTTGGAACTTCCTTCTTATCTAAAAGGTGGTGCTGCATGCTTTCTAAATCTAGGAGGTGAAACATCAG GTTGTGAAGGAGCTCCATTACTTCCACTACTTTACATAGTTACCAATATGGCTTTCAACATATCAGTGCTCAATCTGTTGAAAGTATCCTCCGCCATTGTTGCATCGCTCACTGTAACATTGTCAG TGCCCCTTTCGATTTACATTCTCTCTCTTCCATTGCCGTATCTCCCTAATGGTGCAAGCTTAAGTCCCTTTTTCCTGTTTGGTAGCTTAATTCTCATGTCCGGTCTTGTTCTCTATAACATTGCACAACCTTCGAAGGCTGGCTCAAAATGA